A genomic region of Bosea sp. 124 contains the following coding sequences:
- a CDS encoding YggT family protein: MRAVLDVVMLALNIYTWLLIISAVLSWLIAFNVLNTRNQFVATVWDMLYRITEPVLRPIRNMLPNLGGIDISPIILLLGIFFIQRVIVLYLYPAVF, translated from the coding sequence ATGCGTGCCGTTCTCGACGTGGTGATGCTCGCCTTGAACATCTACACATGGCTGCTGATCATCTCGGCGGTCCTGAGCTGGCTGATCGCCTTCAACGTCCTCAACACCCGCAACCAGTTCGTCGCGACGGTCTGGGACATGCTCTACCGGATCACCGAGCCGGTCCTGCGCCCGATCCGCAACATGCTGCCCAATCTCGGCGGCATCGACATCTCGCCGATCATCCTGCTGCTGGGCATCTTCTTCATCCAACGCGTGATCGTGCTCTATCTCTACCCCGCCGTCTTCTGA
- a CDS encoding M3 family oligoendopeptidase produces the protein MRVSAAATAAASTGKALGPLPEWDLSHLYPSMDSPVLKADLERAMAESQSFAALYRGKLVTLAEREDAGSVLAEAVQAFEKLSDLLGRIGAYAGLIYAGDTTDPQRAKFYGDTQDRLNAAVTELLFFELELNRIEPALLARIAATDPLSHWKPWLEDLAKDKPHQLEDRIEALFHEKSMTGHAAWNRLFDETIASLRFRMDGEELTLELTLNKLQDADGAVRKAAAEALSEVFRANLRIFALITNTLAKDKEISDRWRKFEDVADSRHLANRVEREVVDALVSAVRAAYPRLSHRYYKLKAKWFGREALDFWDRNAPLPQVEQRTIPWTEARDTVLDAYGAFSPEMAGIARRFFDEKWIDAPVRPGKAPGAFAHPTVPSAHPYVLVNYQGKPRDVMTLAHELGHGVHQVLAAPNGALMAPTPLTLAETASVFGEMLTFRRLLDGTTDRKQRKAMLAAKVEDMINTVVRQIAFYSFERKVHEARKGGELTAEALCELWMSVQAESLGPAIRLGPGYEPFWCYIPHFIHSPFYVYAYAFGDCLVNSLYGVYQNAAEGFQERYFALLSAGGTKHHAELLAPFGLDARDPAFWQIGLTMIEGMIIELEGME, from the coding sequence ATGCGCGTCAGCGCTGCCGCAACAGCGGCGGCCAGCACCGGCAAGGCGCTCGGCCCCTTGCCGGAATGGGATCTCAGCCATCTCTATCCGTCGATGGATTCGCCGGTCCTGAAGGCCGATCTCGAGCGGGCCATGGCCGAATCGCAGAGCTTCGCGGCGCTCTATCGCGGAAAGCTCGTGACGCTCGCCGAGCGTGAGGATGCCGGCAGCGTTCTGGCGGAGGCGGTCCAGGCCTTCGAAAAGCTCAGCGACCTGCTCGGCCGGATCGGTGCCTATGCGGGGCTGATCTATGCCGGCGACACCACCGATCCGCAGCGCGCCAAGTTCTATGGTGATACGCAGGACCGGCTGAACGCGGCCGTGACGGAGCTCTTGTTCTTCGAGCTCGAACTCAACCGCATCGAACCGGCGCTGCTGGCGCGGATCGCGGCGACGGACCCTCTGTCGCACTGGAAGCCTTGGCTCGAGGATCTGGCCAAGGACAAGCCGCATCAGCTCGAGGATCGCATCGAGGCGCTGTTCCACGAGAAGTCGATGACCGGGCATGCGGCCTGGAACCGGCTCTTCGACGAGACTATCGCCTCGCTGCGCTTCAGGATGGACGGCGAGGAGCTGACGCTCGAACTTACGCTGAACAAGCTGCAGGACGCGGATGGCGCGGTTCGCAAGGCCGCGGCCGAGGCGCTGAGCGAGGTCTTCCGCGCCAATCTGCGTATCTTCGCGCTGATCACCAACACGCTCGCCAAGGACAAGGAGATCTCCGACCGCTGGCGCAAGTTCGAGGATGTCGCGGATTCGCGCCACCTCGCCAACCGGGTCGAACGCGAGGTCGTGGACGCGCTGGTTTCGGCCGTGCGCGCGGCCTATCCGCGGCTGTCGCACCGCTATTACAAGCTGAAGGCCAAATGGTTCGGCCGCGAGGCGCTGGATTTCTGGGACCGCAACGCGCCGCTGCCGCAGGTCGAGCAGCGCACCATTCCGTGGACCGAGGCGCGCGACACCGTCCTCGACGCCTATGGCGCCTTCTCGCCGGAGATGGCCGGCATCGCCCGGCGCTTCTTCGACGAGAAATGGATCGACGCCCCTGTCCGTCCGGGCAAGGCGCCGGGCGCGTTCGCGCATCCCACCGTGCCCTCCGCGCACCCCTATGTGCTGGTCAATTATCAGGGCAAGCCGCGCGACGTGATGACGCTCGCCCATGAACTCGGCCATGGCGTGCACCAGGTTCTGGCGGCACCCAATGGCGCGCTGATGGCGCCGACGCCGCTGACGCTGGCCGAAACCGCGAGCGTCTTTGGCGAGATGCTGACCTTCAGGCGCCTGCTCGATGGCACGACCGACCGCAAACAGCGCAAGGCGATGCTGGCGGCCAAGGTCGAGGACATGATCAATACGGTCGTGCGGCAGATCGCGTTCTACTCGTTCGAGCGCAAGGTGCATGAGGCGCGCAAGGGCGGCGAGCTGACCGCCGAGGCGCTGTGCGAACTCTGGATGAGCGTGCAGGCGGAGAGCCTGGGGCCGGCGATTCGGCTCGGACCCGGCTACGAGCCGTTCTGGTGCTACATCCCGCACTTCATCCATTCGCCCTTCTATGTCTACGCCTATGCCTTCGGCGACTGCCTGGTGAATTCGCTTTACGGCGTCTACCAGAATGCAGCCGAGGGCTTCCAGGAGCGCTATTTCGCTCTGCTTTCGGCCGGCGGCACCAAACACCATGCCGAATTGCTGGCTCCGTTCGGGCTCGACGCGCGCGATCCGGCCTTCTGGCAGATCGGGCTGACGATGATCGAGGGCATGATCATCGAGCTGGAGGGAATGGAGTAA
- a CDS encoding DUF882 domain-containing protein, with protein MGRSNATLSGRIASRSKPVLRRALALGVAAGALLLGVRGTQDAIANGDTRTITIRHMHTKEETTVTFKRDGRYVSEGLEKLNWALRDWRTDEPIRMDPRLFDVAWEVQRTVGSEQPFHVVSAYRSPGTNSMLRRRSRAVAKHSQHMLGKAMDFYLPDTPTARIREAGMRLQRGGVGFYPGAHNPFVHLDAGSVRSWPRMTRDQLVRLFPDEKTVHLPADGQPLGGYELAKAEILSGGGAVAGYAAADLDEGAVISSGRKSLWAALFGGDEEEADARPTRGRRAAPKPQPTVMAYASSGYSDGNASDGGRFAVASVATAPASRSLAQERSERLAPRAPEPPAAQAVAPINAAAAPPPPPQENRPSLVDAPLPLARPRGLTLPQQQGDDGAAVQLAALPATGGALAFAPASGPGAEQKLILAALPPRRPGEIAPLAETIVAGTPTQAPLPPTRPVTLANFALAGQSTPLGQLAPTGLRGSEAVALPEGRLVTVTHPLPPSRPGSGGVTVAASAPARAAPTPIVAQYDADRSGLDSLFAAVARMPAPAGRSVTVATARARTTTPASAPIAGPSPAAALGFSHAEPSDARTGSFSGPAVRALPTNFVQN; from the coding sequence TTGGGCAGGTCAAACGCCACGCTTTCGGGACGCATCGCATCGCGTTCGAAGCCTGTTCTTCGTCGGGCGCTGGCGCTGGGCGTCGCGGCGGGTGCACTGCTGCTGGGCGTGCGTGGCACGCAGGATGCCATCGCCAACGGCGACACCCGCACGATCACGATCAGGCACATGCACACCAAGGAGGAGACGACCGTCACCTTTAAGCGCGACGGTCGCTATGTCTCCGAAGGCCTCGAGAAGCTGAACTGGGCGCTGCGCGACTGGCGTACCGACGAACCGATCCGGATGGATCCGCGCCTGTTCGATGTCGCCTGGGAGGTCCAGCGCACGGTCGGCTCCGAGCAGCCTTTCCATGTCGTCTCGGCCTATCGTTCGCCCGGCACCAATTCGATGCTGCGGCGCCGCTCCCGCGCCGTCGCCAAGCACAGCCAGCACATGCTCGGCAAGGCGATGGATTTCTATCTGCCCGATACCCCGACCGCCCGTATCCGCGAGGCCGGCATGCGGCTGCAGCGCGGCGGTGTCGGCTTTTACCCGGGCGCACACAACCCTTTCGTCCATCTCGACGCTGGCTCGGTCCGCTCCTGGCCGCGCATGACGCGCGATCAGCTCGTGCGCCTGTTCCCGGATGAGAAGACCGTCCATCTCCCGGCGGACGGACAGCCGCTCGGCGGCTACGAACTGGCCAAGGCCGAGATTCTTTCGGGCGGCGGCGCCGTCGCCGGCTATGCGGCGGCCGACCTCGACGAGGGTGCGGTGATCTCGTCCGGCCGCAAGAGCCTCTGGGCCGCCCTGTTCGGCGGCGACGAGGAAGAGGCCGACGCCCGCCCGACCCGTGGCCGCCGTGCCGCGCCGAAGCCGCAGCCCACCGTCATGGCCTATGCCAGCAGCGGCTATTCCGACGGAAACGCCTCCGATGGCGGCCGCTTCGCCGTAGCCTCCGTTGCGACCGCCCCCGCTTCGCGCTCTCTGGCACAGGAGCGCTCCGAGAGGCTGGCGCCGCGTGCACCGGAGCCGCCGGCGGCCCAGGCCGTCGCCCCGATCAATGCCGCAGCCGCGCCGCCTCCGCCGCCGCAGGAGAACCGGCCGTCCCTGGTCGATGCCCCGCTGCCGCTCGCCCGCCCCCGCGGCCTGACCCTGCCCCAGCAGCAAGGCGACGATGGCGCGGCGGTCCAGCTCGCAGCACTTCCCGCAACGGGCGGCGCACTCGCCTTCGCCCCGGCATCGGGCCCCGGCGCCGAGCAGAAGCTGATCCTCGCGGCGCTGCCGCCGCGCCGGCCCGGCGAGATCGCCCCCCTCGCCGAGACCATCGTCGCCGGGACGCCGACCCAGGCTCCGCTACCGCCGACGCGGCCGGTGACCCTCGCCAATTTCGCCCTCGCCGGCCAGTCGACTCCGCTGGGCCAACTGGCCCCGACCGGATTGCGCGGCTCCGAGGCCGTGGCCCTGCCGGAAGGCCGGCTCGTCACTGTGACCCATCCCCTGCCGCCGAGCCGCCCCGGCAGCGGCGGCGTGACGGTCGCAGCCTCGGCGCCTGCTCGCGCCGCCCCCACGCCGATCGTGGCGCAGTACGACGCCGATCGCTCCGGCCTCGATTCCCTGTTTGCGGCGGTGGCCCGCATGCCGGCCCCGGCCGGCCGCAGCGTCACGGTCGCGACCGCCCGCGCCCGGACGACCACTCCCGCCAGTGCACCGATCGCCGGCCCGAGCCCGGCCGCCGCCCTCGGCTTCAGCCATGCCGAGCCGAGCGACGCCCGCACCGGCTCGTTCAGCGGCCCGGCCGTCAGGGCCCTGCCGACGAACTTCGTCCAGAACTGA
- a CDS encoding nitrile hydratase accessory protein, translating into MNPPDSDLAIRLAADTPIPRDADGPVFAEPWQAMVFALVVELQGRGVFTPEEWAQALGAEIREALAKGGCRDGSDYYERWCEALEHLLIAKGLTSHDGVDALAASWARAAEATPHGKPILLENDPQKG; encoded by the coding sequence TTGAACCCGCCTGACAGTGATCTCGCCATCCGGCTCGCTGCCGACACCCCAATCCCGCGCGACGCGGACGGCCCCGTCTTCGCCGAACCCTGGCAGGCGATGGTCTTCGCGCTGGTGGTCGAGCTTCAGGGCCGGGGCGTGTTTACGCCTGAGGAATGGGCGCAGGCGCTTGGCGCCGAAATTCGCGAGGCCCTCGCAAAGGGCGGCTGCCGCGACGGCTCGGATTATTACGAGCGCTGGTGCGAGGCGCTGGAGCATCTGCTCATCGCCAAGGGCCTCACCTCGCATGACGGCGTCGACGCGCTCGCGGCCTCATGGGCGCGCGCGGCGGAGGCGACGCCGCATGGCAAGCCGATCCTGCTGGAGAACGACCCGCAGAAGGGTTGA
- a CDS encoding L,D-transpeptidase family protein, with protein sequence MRRRQWANLACVSALALSLGYAAALAESMPGTDPTLGIPLPEQPALVILDDEKPAPARPDASAEAAPDAADDAKSETAGLPVPETEPGMVTGTVTPSAQPQGILVAPDLPSVPAATPDLPVTLDIPEIDLPPSDPALIAPFRLQAAPEPLRSAEPLIAPPDLPKVVVELPPASEFAADIAARATEALALPRLGERERADIVTAYAANGNKPLWIDGKGWSEAGKRLTARLGRAAEDGLRPTDYPLPAFEASDKGSLAEADVRLSGLAVLYARDARGARVDPRRLSKLLTPTLYLPSATEVLSELTGATDAGAVLAAYNPPHEGYRRLQAKLAELREHLDDTPLVRIPAGPALKLGMRDDRVPLVRARLGLGPTEDPVFDRSTATALAAFQKQAGLPANGVLGAQTLAALGTPATARGEQDIIAQMERWRWLPADLGSSHIMVNVPEFRVRVVRQGQIVHETRAIVGKPETATPIFSHKMDHVIVNPSWFVPPSILKKEFLPGLAADPEYAAKRGYVVTRTRHGISVRQPPGERNALGWIKFMFPNDHSVYLHDTPNRRLFANERRAFSHGCVRVDNPFLLADQVLGPEWTHERLKRLIGSGERRINLPAPLAIHLVYNTHVVGADGKLTTFEDLYGFHRMVRQALEQQG encoded by the coding sequence ATGCGTCGTCGCCAATGGGCGAATCTGGCTTGCGTCTCGGCTCTTGCCCTGTCGCTGGGATACGCAGCAGCCCTCGCCGAAAGTATGCCCGGAACCGATCCGACGCTGGGAATCCCGCTGCCGGAACAGCCCGCTCTCGTCATCCTCGATGATGAGAAGCCCGCCCCGGCACGGCCCGACGCGAGCGCGGAGGCTGCTCCCGACGCCGCGGATGACGCAAAATCCGAGACCGCCGGCCTGCCGGTGCCGGAAACCGAGCCTGGCATGGTGACGGGCACGGTCACGCCCTCCGCCCAGCCGCAGGGCATCCTCGTCGCGCCGGACTTGCCTTCCGTTCCGGCGGCGACGCCGGACCTGCCGGTGACGCTCGACATTCCCGAGATCGATCTGCCGCCCTCAGACCCCGCTTTGATCGCGCCCTTCAGGCTCCAGGCAGCGCCGGAGCCGCTGCGCTCGGCCGAGCCGCTGATCGCGCCGCCTGACCTGCCCAAGGTCGTGGTCGAGCTGCCACCCGCATCCGAATTCGCCGCCGACATCGCCGCCCGTGCCACGGAGGCTCTGGCGCTGCCGCGCCTCGGCGAGCGTGAACGCGCCGACATCGTCACCGCCTATGCGGCGAACGGCAACAAGCCGCTCTGGATCGACGGCAAGGGCTGGAGCGAGGCCGGCAAGCGCCTGACCGCGAGGCTCGGCCGCGCCGCCGAGGACGGACTGCGGCCGACGGACTATCCCCTGCCGGCCTTCGAGGCCAGCGACAAGGGCAGCCTTGCGGAAGCCGATGTCAGGCTCTCGGGCCTGGCCGTGCTCTATGCCCGCGATGCGCGCGGCGCCCGCGTCGATCCCCGCCGCCTGTCGAAGCTGCTGACGCCGACGCTCTATCTGCCCTCCGCCACCGAAGTCCTGTCCGAGCTGACGGGCGCCACCGATGCCGGCGCCGTGCTCGCCGCCTACAACCCGCCCCATGAGGGCTATCGCCGCCTCCAGGCCAAGCTCGCCGAACTGCGCGAGCATCTCGACGACACGCCGTTGGTGCGAATTCCCGCCGGCCCGGCGCTGAAGCTCGGCATGCGCGACGACCGTGTCCCGCTGGTGCGCGCCAGGCTCGGCCTTGGCCCCACCGAGGATCCGGTCTTCGACCGTTCGACCGCGACCGCCCTCGCCGCCTTCCAGAAGCAGGCTGGCCTGCCCGCCAACGGCGTCCTCGGCGCGCAGACGCTGGCCGCGCTCGGTACGCCCGCAACGGCACGCGGCGAGCAGGACATCATCGCCCAGATGGAGCGCTGGCGCTGGCTGCCGGCCGATCTCGGCAGCAGCCACATCATGGTTAACGTCCCGGAATTCCGGGTCCGCGTCGTCCGTCAGGGCCAGATTGTCCACGAGACCCGCGCCATCGTCGGCAAGCCCGAGACCGCGACGCCCATCTTCTCGCACAAGATGGACCACGTCATCGTCAACCCGTCCTGGTTCGTCCCGCCCTCGATCCTGAAGAAGGAATTCCTGCCGGGGCTGGCGGCCGATCCCGAATATGCGGCCAAGCGCGGTTATGTCGTGACCCGCACCCGCCATGGCATTTCGGTGCGCCAGCCGCCGGGCGAGCGCAATGCGCTCGGCTGGATCAAGTTCATGTTCCCGAACGACCATTCGGTCTATCTGCACGACACGCCCAATCGGCGGCTCTTCGCCAATGAGCGGCGCGCTTTCAGCCATGGCTGCGTGCGTGTCGACAATCCCTTCCTGCTGGCCGACCAGGTCCTCGGCCCGGAATGGACGCATGAGCGGCTGAAGCGGCTGATCGGCTCCGGCGAACGCCGCATCAACCTGCCGGCACCGCTGGCGATCCACCTCGTCTACAACACCCATGTCGTCGGCGCGGACGGAAAGCTCACCACCTTCGAGGACCTCTACGGCTTCCACCGCATGGTCCGGCAGGCGCTCGAACAGCAGGGTTGA
- a CDS encoding KpsF/GutQ family sugar-phosphate isomerase yields the protein MTADIRASALRTIATERAGLDTLHAALANGLGEPFSAAVAMIQAAGGRVVVSGMGKSGHVGRKIAATLASTGTPAHFVHPAEASHGDLGMVQPNDVVVALSWSGETAELAAIVAHTRRFRVGLIAITANADSALGREADVTLLLPKAEEACPNGLAPTTSTTMQVALGDALAVALLEARGFSRQDFFVYHPGGKLGAQLKTVASIMHRDGALPLIGLDTAVPDVIAMISAKGFGCAIVTDLDGRLAGVVTDGDLRRKLMAGGGAAQRARDVMSPNPRRIAPDALAGEALELVNRLRITALIVADAEERPVGLVHVHDLLSLGVA from the coding sequence ATGACAGCCGATATCCGCGCTTCCGCGCTCCGCACCATCGCGACCGAGCGCGCCGGCCTCGACACGCTTCACGCCGCCCTGGCGAACGGGCTGGGCGAACCCTTCAGCGCTGCGGTCGCAATGATCCAGGCCGCCGGCGGGCGCGTCGTCGTCTCCGGGATGGGCAAGTCCGGCCATGTCGGGCGCAAGATCGCGGCGACGCTGGCCTCGACCGGGACGCCCGCGCATTTCGTGCATCCGGCCGAGGCCAGCCATGGCGATCTCGGCATGGTCCAGCCCAATGATGTGGTTGTCGCCCTGTCCTGGTCGGGCGAGACGGCGGAACTTGCCGCCATCGTCGCCCATACACGGCGCTTCCGTGTCGGGCTGATCGCGATCACCGCCAATGCCGACAGCGCGCTCGGCCGCGAGGCGGATGTGACGCTGCTGCTGCCGAAGGCCGAGGAGGCCTGCCCGAACGGGCTCGCCCCCACCACCTCGACGACGATGCAGGTCGCGCTCGGCGATGCGCTGGCGGTCGCGCTGCTGGAAGCGCGCGGCTTCTCGCGGCAGGATTTCTTCGTCTACCATCCGGGCGGCAAGCTCGGCGCGCAGCTCAAGACGGTCGCCAGCATCATGCATCGGGACGGGGCGCTGCCCCTGATCGGCCTCGATACGGCGGTGCCGGACGTGATCGCGATGATCTCGGCCAAGGGCTTCGGCTGCGCCATCGTCACCGATCTCGATGGTCGGCTGGCCGGCGTCGTCACGGATGGCGACCTGCGCCGAAAGCTGATGGCCGGCGGCGGCGCGGCCCAGCGGGCGCGCGACGTGATGAGCCCCAACCCCCGCCGGATCGCGCCCGATGCGCTGGCCGGCGAGGCGCTGGAGCTGGTCAACCGCCTGCGCATCACCGCGCTGATCGTCGCCGATGCCGAGGAGCGCCCGGTCGGGCTCGTGCATGTGCACGACCTCCTGTCGCTTGGCGTGGCGTGA
- a CDS encoding outer membrane beta-barrel protein, with protein MSRRATTLLLTGVATASLALAVTAVQAQQARRSTLRPTVPAYVAQQPAPEPPVASSLSATPEAVRDPAALIQGQPSAISRRAPPNASRPVRATSVRGVTQRQFRAPQPTVTGLPPPLPPPPPPPRRRVTAEEDPYAPLGLRLGSVVLKPAITGGMGYDTNPQRSAGADRKGSPFSRTDGEVEIQSDWNVHELKGKLRGGYSSYFRDHEASRPDAEGNLDLRLDASRDTRILLESRLKLDTQRPGSPDLNAPVTGRPLVYQYGASAGVTHDINRLQMTLRGSVDRSDYEDATLTSGAMLSQRDRNQTQLGLRLRAAYEVTPGFKPFVQGEIDTREFDQAVDSSGYRRSSEGATGRVGSTFEISRQLTGEVSVGYQNRKYDDNRLRNLKGFVGDAAILWSPTPLTTVTLRGTSELGDTTIAGSSGTTARRVSLEIAYALRRNLIVTGLASFGRTEYDGQGLREDFISYGARVEYKLTRTFSVRASFTQERLNSTAQGSDYTANVAQVGLRVQF; from the coding sequence GTGTCCCGCCGCGCAACGACCCTGCTTCTGACCGGCGTCGCCACTGCCAGCCTCGCGCTGGCGGTGACTGCCGTGCAGGCGCAGCAGGCGCGGCGATCGACCCTGCGCCCGACCGTTCCGGCCTATGTCGCCCAGCAGCCCGCGCCGGAACCGCCAGTCGCTTCCTCGCTCTCGGCGACACCTGAAGCGGTGCGAGATCCCGCCGCGCTGATCCAGGGTCAACCCTCGGCGATCTCGCGCCGCGCCCCGCCGAACGCCAGCCGGCCGGTGCGCGCGACATCCGTGCGCGGCGTCACCCAGCGCCAGTTCCGCGCGCCACAGCCAACGGTGACCGGGTTGCCGCCGCCGCTGCCGCCACCGCCTCCACCACCCCGCCGCCGCGTCACGGCGGAGGAAGACCCCTATGCGCCGCTCGGGCTGCGGCTGGGCAGCGTCGTGCTGAAGCCCGCGATCACGGGTGGCATGGGCTACGATACCAATCCGCAGCGCAGCGCCGGCGCGGACCGCAAGGGCTCGCCCTTCAGCCGGACGGACGGCGAGGTCGAGATCCAGTCGGACTGGAACGTCCACGAGCTCAAGGGCAAGCTGCGCGGCGGCTACAGCTCGTATTTCCGCGACCATGAGGCTTCACGCCCCGATGCCGAGGGCAATCTCGATCTTCGGCTCGACGCATCGCGCGACACCCGCATACTGCTCGAATCGCGGCTGAAGCTCGATACGCAGCGCCCGGGCTCACCGGATCTGAACGCGCCCGTGACCGGCCGCCCGCTGGTCTACCAGTACGGCGCCTCGGCCGGCGTCACGCACGACATCAACCGCCTGCAGATGACGCTGCGCGGCTCGGTCGACCGCAGCGACTATGAGGACGCGACGCTCACCAGCGGCGCGATGCTGAGCCAGCGCGACCGCAACCAGACGCAACTCGGCCTGCGCCTGCGCGCGGCCTATGAGGTGACGCCGGGCTTCAAGCCCTTCGTCCAGGGCGAGATCGACACCCGCGAATTCGATCAGGCCGTCGATTCGAGTGGCTACCGGCGCTCGTCGGAGGGCGCCACCGGACGCGTCGGCTCGACCTTCGAGATCAGCCGCCAGCTCACGGGCGAGGTCTCGGTCGGCTACCAGAACCGCAAATACGACGACAATCGCCTGCGAAATCTCAAGGGCTTCGTCGGTGACGCCGCGATCCTGTGGTCGCCGACGCCGCTGACCACCGTGACGCTGCGCGGCACCTCGGAGCTCGGCGACACCACCATCGCCGGCTCCTCGGGCACCACCGCCAGGCGCGTCTCGCTCGAAATCGCCTATGCGCTGCGCCGCAATCTGATCGTCACCGGCCTCGCCAGCTTCGGCCGCACCGAATATGACGGGCAGGGCCTGCGCGAGGATTTCATCAGCTACGGAGCCCGCGTCGAATACAAGCTGACGCGGACCTTCTCGGTGCGTGCGAGCTTCACGCAGGAGCGCCTGAACTCGACGGCGCAGGGCTCGGACTACACCGCCAACGTCGCGCAGGTGGGGTTGCGGGTGCAGTTCTGA
- a CDS encoding sigma-54 dependent transcriptional regulator produces the protein MTATVLVVDDDPVQRRLLDAMLKRFGYDVVTAETGHAALLLLAGPDGERFDAIVLDLVMPELDGMGVLAALRERSIETPVIVQTANGSIETVVQAMRAGAVDFVVKPVGAERLQISLKNALKLGALEHELRHIKRRNSGTLGFRDLATKSDDMARVVRLAERAAKSNIPILVEGESGVGKEVLARAIQGSSDRKGKPFVTVNCGAIPHNLVESILFGHEKGSFTGATERHVGKFVEASGGTLFLDEVGELPLDAQVKLLRAIQEGEVDPVGGKKSVRVDIRIISATNKSLLDQVKAGEFREDLYYRLNVFPITLPPLRQRREDIPDLARGFVARFAAEEGKKLRGIAAEALSLIGGYDWPGNVRQLENAMFRAVVLADGDELTVAEFPQIAAQMDGYDVRIPPAPAPLGPAESRNDTPRIIQMPVRDPNALDLVAGSDMRTLDELEREIIKFALAHYRGHMSEISRKLGIGRSTLYRKLKDYGLIEVDSSVDETDAA, from the coding sequence ATGACCGCCACCGTTCTCGTCGTCGACGACGATCCCGTCCAGCGGCGCCTGCTCGACGCCATGCTCAAGCGCTTCGGCTACGACGTCGTCACGGCCGAAACCGGCCATGCCGCCCTCCTGCTGCTCGCCGGGCCGGACGGCGAGCGCTTCGACGCGATCGTCCTCGACCTCGTCATGCCGGAGCTTGACGGCATGGGCGTACTCGCCGCTCTGCGCGAACGCAGCATCGAGACGCCCGTCATCGTGCAGACGGCCAACGGCTCGATCGAGACCGTGGTCCAGGCGATGCGCGCCGGCGCGGTCGACTTCGTCGTCAAGCCGGTCGGGGCCGAGCGCCTGCAGATCTCGCTCAAGAACGCGCTCAAGCTCGGCGCGCTCGAGCATGAGCTGCGCCACATCAAGCGCCGCAACTCGGGCACGCTGGGCTTTCGCGACCTCGCCACCAAGAGCGACGACATGGCCCGCGTCGTGCGCCTCGCCGAGCGCGCCGCCAAGTCGAACATCCCGATTCTGGTCGAGGGCGAATCCGGCGTCGGCAAGGAGGTGCTGGCGCGCGCGATCCAGGGCTCCAGCGACCGCAAGGGCAAGCCGTTCGTCACGGTGAACTGCGGCGCGATTCCGCATAATCTCGTCGAATCGATCCTGTTCGGCCACGAGAAGGGCTCCTTCACCGGCGCGACCGAGCGCCATGTCGGCAAATTCGTCGAGGCCAGCGGCGGCACGCTCTTCCTCGACGAGGTCGGCGAACTGCCGCTCGATGCGCAGGTCAAGCTCCTGCGCGCCATCCAGGAGGGCGAGGTCGATCCGGTCGGCGGCAAGAAGTCGGTGCGCGTCGACATCCGCATCATCTCCGCCACCAACAAGAGCCTGCTCGACCAGGTCAAGGCGGGTGAGTTCCGCGAGGATCTGTACTACCGCCTCAACGTCTTCCCGATCACGCTGCCGCCGCTGCGCCAGCGCCGCGAGGACATTCCCGATCTCGCCCGCGGCTTCGTCGCCCGCTTTGCCGCCGAGGAGGGCAAGAAGCTGCGTGGCATCGCCGCCGAGGCGCTCTCCCTGATCGGCGGCTATGACTGGCCCGGCAATGTCCGCCAGCTCGAGAACGCCATGTTCCGCGCCGTGGTACTGGCCGACGGCGACGAACTCACCGTCGCCGAATTCCCGCAGATCGCCGCGCAGATGGACGGCTACGACGTCCGCATCCCGCCGGCGCCGGCTCCGCTCGGCCCTGCCGAATCGCGCAACGACACGCCGCGCATCATCCAGATGCCGGTACGCGACCCCAACGCGCTCGATCTCGTCGCCGGCTCGGACATGCGCACGCTCGACGAGCTCGAGCGCGAGATCATCAAATTCGCGCTGGCGCATTATCGCGGCCACATGTCCGAGATCTCGCGCAAGCTCGGCATCGGCCGCTCGACGCTCTACCGCAAGCTCAAGGATTACGGGCTGATCGAGGTTGATTCGAGCGTGGATGAAACCGACGCGGCCTGA
- a CDS encoding DUF167 family protein has product MTQPWTVAGDGLRLTVRLTPRGGRDAIDGVETLADGRPVLKARVRVAPSDGEANAALLALLARELELPRSAVTLVAGATARLKTVALAGEAQLLQSRLRTRFAPG; this is encoded by the coding sequence GTGACGCAGCCCTGGACCGTCGCTGGCGACGGGCTGCGGCTGACGGTCAGGCTGACGCCGCGCGGCGGCCGCGACGCGATCGACGGCGTCGAGACTCTCGCCGATGGCCGGCCCGTCCTGAAAGCCAGGGTCCGTGTGGCACCGAGCGACGGCGAGGCCAATGCCGCGCTGCTCGCGCTTCTGGCGCGCGAGCTGGAGCTGCCGCGCTCGGCCGTGACGCTGGTCGCGGGGGCGACAGCCCGCCTCAAGACAGTGGCGCTGGCGGGCGAGGCGCAGCTCCTGCAATCACGTCTGCGGACAAGATTCGCGCCGGGTTGA